The genomic segment AGACCCGCAAGAGCCGCACGCCCCCCGCCGTGGTGGCGATGCCGCCCCCGGTGATCGCGAGCCCGGCCAGCACGAGCCCGGGCGTGCCAAGCCCCGACCAGTTGCGCGCATCATCCCAGGTCGAGCCCTCGAAGCCGGTCGTCGTCAGGAAGGAGAGCGAGGTGAACGCGCCCCCCCAGAGCGATTTCACGATCGGCCCGAGCGCGGTGGGCGTCTGCACCTCGAGCGCCGCGATCCAGTGGCGCAAGAACAGCACCACCGGCACCAGCGCCACCAGCGCAGCGGCCAGCCGCAGCTCCGGGTCGTCGATGAGCCGCGCCGAGGCGCGCAGCTCGCCCCCGCCCGGCCAGAGCCTGCGCGAGAGCGCCGGGATCAGGAACAGGAAGATCAGCATCTCGCCCACGATCCCCGAAGGCGCGCCGCCGACCCCGCCCACCGGCGAGATCCCCGAGGTCGAGAGCGTCGACATCGCATGAATGAGCGCGATCAGCGGCGGATCGCCCGCGACAAGCAGCGCCAGCCACAAAAGCGCCGTCAGCCCGAGATAGGCCGGCAGCAGCTTGAGCGTATAATGCACGATCCGCTCGCCGGGCTCCGCGCTGTCCTCGCCCGCCGCCAGAAGCGGCGCCGAGCTCGCCCCGCCCGAGACGAACATCTCGAAGCCGCCAAGCCGCAGGGGCGCGAGCACCGCAATCGCCATCACCAGCATGAAGAACCCGCCCAGCCACGCCACCTCGGCGCGCCACAGATGCAGCGTGGCGGGCAGCCGCTCGGGCGCGTAAAGGCTCGCGCCGGTGGTGGTCAGCGCGGAGACCATCTCCCACCAGCTGTTGAAGAACCCGGTATCGGGCACCGCCTCGTTGAACGGCACCGCGAGCATCACCGGCAAGAGCGTGAAGGTCGCGAGCATGGCGAGGAGCTGGCTGCGGCCCTGCGGCCCGCGCGGGTTGGCGCCGGTGGCGAGCGCGAGCAGCGCGGTCAGCACGCCAAACAGGATCAGCGAATAGAGAAACGGCCGCGCCGCATCATAATCGCGCAGGAAGAACCCGTGCAGCGCCGGGAGGAGCATCGCCACCGCGCCGATCCCCATCTCGATGAGGATCAGCGGCAGCTCCTGGATCTGGCGCCCGATGCGCTGCAACATGCCCCCGCCTCAGAAGAAGTCGATCGAGACTTGCAAGAGCCGCTCGACGACCGGCACATCGGCGGCGAGCGCGAAGATCGCGACGACATCGCCCTCCTCGATCTTGGTATCGCCCGCGGGCTTGATCACCTTCTCGCCCTTCATCACCGCGCCGAGGAGCACGCCCTCGGGGAAATCAATGTCGCGCACCATCTTGCCCGCCATCGGCGAGGTGCCCATCACCTGCGCCTCGATCACCTCCGCCTCGGCGTCGCCAATCGAATAGATCGCGCGCACGCGGCCGAGCCGGATATGGCGCAGGATCGAGGAGACGGTGGTGGCGCGCGGGTTGATATAGGCGTCGATGTCGAGGGGCGCCATCAAGGGCACCAGCGTCGGGTCGTTGACGAGCGAGATCGCCATCTTGCAGCCCGCCTGCTTGGCGCGCACCGCGGCGAGGATATTGGTCTTGTCGTCATCGGTGACGACCAGCACCGCATCGGCGCGCTCGATATTGGCCTCCTCGAGAAGCTCCGCACTCATCCCATCGCCGTTGAGCACGATGGTGCGCTCGAGCGCATCGGCGGCGCGTTCGGCAATCGCGCGGTCCTTCTCGATGATCTTGGCCCGCACCCGGTCCGAGCGCGCCTCGAGCGCCCGCGCGACCCCAAGGCCCACATTGCCGCCGCCGATGATCACGATCCGCTCCTGCTTCTTCGAGGCCTTGCCGAAGATCTCGAGCGTGCGCCCGACATCCTGGCTGTGCGAGAAGACATAGATCTGATCCTCGGCGAAGAGCTGATCGCCCGGCTCGGGCGCGAAGAGCCGCCCGTCGCGGCGCACGCCCACGACCAGCGCGCGGAGCGTCGAGAAGAGCTCGGTGAGCTGGCGCAGGGGGGTGTTGAGCACCGGGCAATCGTCATCGAGCACGATGCCGAGGAGCTGGATCTGGCCCTTGAGGAAACTCTCGGTGTCGAAGGTGGTGGGCGCGGCAAGGCGCTGCAACGCGGCCTCGGCGACCTCGCGCTCGGGCGAGATGATCACATCGATCGGCAGGTGATCGCGGCGGTAAAGGTCGGCATATTGCGGCGCGAGATAGGTCTGGGCGCGGATCCGGGCGATCTTGCGGGTGATGCCGAAGACCGATTGCGCGACCTGACAGGTCACCATGTTGACCTCGTCGGAATGGGTCGCGGCGATGATCAGATCGCAATCGCGCGCGCCGGCACGCTCGAGCACATCGGGATGCGAGGCAAACCCCACCACGCCCTGAACATCGAGCGTATCGGAGGCGCGGCGCACAAGCTCGGGGTTGCTGTCGACGATGGTCACATCGTTGCGCTCGCCCGCAAGATGGCGCGCGATCTGCCAACCGACCTGACCCGCGCCGCAGATGATCACCTTCATATGCTGTCCTTTCGCGCCCTTCGCGGCCCGCGGGCCCAAGGGCTGTTCTATGCGTGCCCGCGCGGGCGGTCAATCGCGCGGCCCCGCGCCCCTGCCCGCCGGCGCCGCGGCCCCGGGCGGCGGATGCCTCCGGCGGGGATATTTGCGGCAAGATGAAACGCAACTTCCGCTTCTTCTTGGCCCAAATACGCAAAATCCGACAGCCGCCCGGGGGCGCGGCTCAGACCTCTTCGTCCTCGTCCTCGAAATGCGCGACGCGCCCGCCGGCCTTGGCCGAGGTCACCACACCGAGCGATTTCAGCTTGCGGTGCAACGCCGAGCGTTCCATGCCGACGAAATTCGCAGTGCGCGAGATATTGCCGCCGAAGCGGTTGATCTGGGTGAGCAGATATTCGCGCTCGAAAAGCTCGCGCGCCTCGCGCAGGGGCAGCGTGGCGAGCTGGCCGCCGAGCACGATCCGCCCCTCCTCGGCGGGCGCGGCCTCGCCGGGCAGCTCGCGCGCCTCGATCGGGCCCTGCCCCTCGCCGAGGATCAGCACCCGCTCGATGACATTGCGCAGCTGGCGGATATTGCCGGGCCATTCCATCGTCTGGAGCGCCGCCGCCGCCTCCTCGGAGATCTCGCGCGCGGGCAGGCCTTGGGTGCGGTTGAAGGCCTCGATGAAATGGCTCGCCAGAAGCGGCACATCCTCGCGCCGCTCGGAAAGCGCGGGCACCGCGATCGGCACCACGTTGAGCCGGTCGAAGAGCTCCTGGCGGAACCGCCCCGCCGCGATCTCGGCCGCCAGATCGCGCGTCGTCGACGAGATCACCCGCAGATCGACCCGCACCTTGTCGGCGCCGCCCACCCGCATGAACTGCTGCTCGGTGAGCACCCGCAGGATCTTCGATTGCGTGCCCGGCGGCATCTCGGCCACCTCGTCGAAATAGATCACCCCGCCATGGGCCTGCTCGAGCAAGCCCTTCTCGATGCCGCGCTCGGGCGTTTCGCGACCAAACAGCACCTCCTCCATCCGCTCGGGCGCGATCGAGGCGGAATTGACGGTGATGAAAGGCGCCGAGGCGCGGCTCGAATGCTGATGGATGAAGCGCGCGGCCGATTCCTTGCCCGAGCCCGGCTCGCCCGTCAGCATCACCCGCCCGTTCGATTTGGTGACCTTCTCGAGCTGGTCCTTGAGCTTGCGGAAGGCCGCGGAGGTGCCGAGCATCTCGCCTTGATGCAGATCGCGCCGGCGCAGGCTCGAATTCTCGCGCCGCAGCCGCGCGGTTTCCATCGCGCGCCCGATCACCACCATCAACTGGTCGATATTGAAGGGTTTTTCGATGAAATCATAGGCGCCCTGCTTGATCGCCGCGACCGCGATCTCGATATTGCCATGGCCCGAAATGATGATGATCGGGATATCGGGGTTGTCGCGCTTGACGGTTTTCAGGATGTCGATCCCGTCCATCCGGCTGTCCTTGAGCCAGATGTCGAGCACCATCAGCGCCGGCGCCTCGGCGTTGATCGCCTCCATGCATTCGTCGGAATTCGCCGCCATCCGCGTCGCGAACCCCTCATCGCCCAGAATATCGGCGATCAGCTCGCGGATGTCCTTTTCGTCGTCAACAATCAGAATATCGCTCATGTGAGATCCCCGGAGGTCTCCGCCCCCCGCTCCTTGATCGCCCGGGCGACCGCGCGCGCGCGCGGCAGCCGGATTTCGGCCAATGCGCCAAAATGCGCGCAGCCCTCGAAGACGGGCGCGTCGAGAAGGCTCAACGTCCCGCCATGTTCCTCAATGATCTTCTTCACGATCGGCAGGCCGAGCCCGGTGCCCTTGGCGCGCGTCGTGACATAGGGCTCGAAGAGCCGCGCGCGCTCGGGCGGCAGGCCGATGCCATTGTCGGCGATGCGGATCAAGACCTGCTCGGGGCTCTCCTCGAGGCTCACCCGCACCTGCGGCACATAGCCCTCAGGCGCGCCCTTTTCATAAAGCGATTCAATGGCTTCGCCGGCGTTCTTGATAAGGTTCGTGACCGCCTGCGAGATCATCGTCGCATCGAGCTCGACGGTGACCGGCCCCGCCGGGATCGTCGCGGCAAGCGTCGCGCCATGCAAGGCGCCCTCTTGCAGCGTCACCGCATCGCGCAGGAGCTGCGCGAGATCATGGTCGCGCCGGTCGGGCTCGGGCATCCGCGCGAACCGCGAAAACTCATCAACAATGCGCCGCAAGTCATTGGTTTGGCGCACGATTACCCCGGTAAGCTGATCGAGCGCCTCGGCCTCCTCCGCGCCCAGACCTTTCGAGAACTTGCGCTTGATCCGCTCGGCCGAGAGCTGGATCGGCGTCAGCGGGTTCTTGATCTCATGGGCGATCCGCCGCGCGACATCGCCCCAGGCCGCGAGCCGCTGCGCCGAAACGAGCTCGGTCACGTCGTCAAAGGCCACCACATAGCCCTCCGGCGCGCCATCATCGCCGCGCCGCACCGCCATCCGCACGAGCAAACTCTCGAGCCGCCCGCCGCGCGAGACCCGCACCTCTTCTTGAACCACCTCGTGAAGACCGTCCTGCAAGCGTTTGAAAAGGCTTTCAAACTCCGGGACAGCCTCGGCGAGCGCCCGGTCGTGGTCACGGCTCCGCTCGAGCTCCAAGAGCCGGATCGCAGAGCGGTTGAGGAAATCGACCTGCCCCTCGGCGTCGAGCCCGATCACCCCCGAAGTGACCGAGGAGAGCACCGAGTCAAAGAGCCGCCGGCGCTCCTCGGTGGCGCGGTGGTTCTCGATCAGCGCGACACGCTGGCCCTTCAGCTGCCGCGTCATGCGGTTGAAGGCCGAGCCCAGCGTCGCGATCTCGTCATCGCCCTCCGCCTCGATCACCTGCGCGTCGAGATCGCCCGCGCCGACCCGCTCGGCCGCCGCCGCCAGCCGCCCGATCGGCCGCG from the Rhodobacter xanthinilyticus genome contains:
- the ntrX gene encoding nitrogen assimilation response regulator NtrX, translating into MSDILIVDDEKDIRELIADILGDEGFATRMAANSDECMEAINAEAPALMVLDIWLKDSRMDGIDILKTVKRDNPDIPIIIISGHGNIEIAVAAIKQGAYDFIEKPFNIDQLMVVIGRAMETARLRRENSSLRRRDLHQGEMLGTSAAFRKLKDQLEKVTKSNGRVMLTGEPGSGKESAARFIHQHSSRASAPFITVNSASIAPERMEEVLFGRETPERGIEKGLLEQAHGGVIYFDEVAEMPPGTQSKILRVLTEQQFMRVGGADKVRVDLRVISSTTRDLAAEIAAGRFRQELFDRLNVVPIAVPALSERREDVPLLASHFIEAFNRTQGLPAREISEEAAAALQTMEWPGNIRQLRNVIERVLILGEGQGPIEARELPGEAAPAEEGRIVLGGQLATLPLREARELFEREYLLTQINRFGGNISRTANFVGMERSALHRKLKSLGVVTSAKAGGRVAHFEDEDEEV
- the trkA gene encoding Trk system potassium transporter TrkA; this encodes MKVIICGAGQVGWQIARHLAGERNDVTIVDSNPELVRRASDTLDVQGVVGFASHPDVLERAGARDCDLIIAATHSDEVNMVTCQVAQSVFGITRKIARIRAQTYLAPQYADLYRRDHLPIDVIISPEREVAEAALQRLAAPTTFDTESFLKGQIQLLGIVLDDDCPVLNTPLRQLTELFSTLRALVVGVRRDGRLFAPEPGDQLFAEDQIYVFSHSQDVGRTLEIFGKASKKQERIVIIGGGNVGLGVARALEARSDRVRAKIIEKDRAIAERAADALERTIVLNGDGMSAELLEEANIERADAVLVVTDDDKTNILAAVRAKQAGCKMAISLVNDPTLVPLMAPLDIDAYINPRATTVSSILRHIRLGRVRAIYSIGDAEAEVIEAQVMGTSPMAGKMVRDIDFPEGVLLGAVMKGEKVIKPAGDTKIEEGDVVAIFALAADVPVVERLLQVSIDFF
- a CDS encoding sensor histidine kinase NtrY-like; its protein translation is MSALAHRSVWDQFVRLRRQRRFQNAATLGLVGLGPVLALGTFTVLGPFGQGADSTALRLILLGDFIYFLLLAGLIVMRVVQMLAARRARASGSRLTLRLTGVFAGIALVPTVLVALFAGLTVNIGLEGWFSDRVREVVGTSLTAAEAYQDEHRRDLTADAEALAGFINLRGQAATFMSDGDLREVLVAGQAGIQRGLKEAYVIDGTGEIIARGDRSYLFDFEKPAPEKLVAAQKGETVLIEDWPNSEFRALIQLSAFVDRYLYVSRSVDGKILSLLDDTRATVRLYQQLEATRGRVLFEFGLVYIGFALILILAAVWMGLWFAERLSRPIGRLAAAAERVGAGDLDAQVIEAEGDDEIATLGSAFNRMTRQLKGQRVALIENHRATEERRRLFDSVLSSVTSGVIGLDAEGQVDFLNRSAIRLLELERSRDHDRALAEAVPEFESLFKRLQDGLHEVVQEEVRVSRGGRLESLLVRMAVRRGDDGAPEGYVVAFDDVTELVSAQRLAAWGDVARRIAHEIKNPLTPIQLSAERIKRKFSKGLGAEEAEALDQLTGVIVRQTNDLRRIVDEFSRFARMPEPDRRDHDLAQLLRDAVTLQEGALHGATLAATIPAGPVTVELDATMISQAVTNLIKNAGEAIESLYEKGAPEGYVPQVRVSLEESPEQVLIRIADNGIGLPPERARLFEPYVTTRAKGTGLGLPIVKKIIEEHGGTLSLLDAPVFEGCAHFGALAEIRLPRARAVARAIKERGAETSGDLT
- a CDS encoding potassium transporter TrkG; protein product: MLQRIGRQIQELPLILIEMGIGAVAMLLPALHGFFLRDYDAARPFLYSLILFGVLTALLALATGANPRGPQGRSQLLAMLATFTLLPVMLAVPFNEAVPDTGFFNSWWEMVSALTTTGASLYAPERLPATLHLWRAEVAWLGGFFMLVMAIAVLAPLRLGGFEMFVSGGASSAPLLAAGEDSAEPGERIVHYTLKLLPAYLGLTALLWLALLVAGDPPLIALIHAMSTLSTSGISPVGGVGGAPSGIVGEMLIFLFLIPALSRRLWPGGGELRASARLIDDPELRLAAALVALVPVVLFLRHWIAALEVQTPTALGPIVKSLWGGAFTSLSFLTTTGFEGSTWDDARNWSGLGTPGLVLAGLAITGGGIATTAGGVRLLRVYALLRHGERELDKLIHPTSIAGGGDMARRLRREGAYIAWIFFMLFALSIAVVMMAVSFVGLPFEPATILSIAALSNTGPLASVAADTPLQWAELSEATRAILAMAMVVGRLETLAIIALFNPELWRA